The following proteins come from a genomic window of Malus sylvestris chromosome 4, drMalSylv7.2, whole genome shotgun sequence:
- the LOC126618723 gene encoding F-box protein At3g07870-like codes for MKKTKACCSHPPSSSDGSLKLEVNEEEEHDHKPYILQLPDDVTVQIFCKLPIKTLVECNRTCKSWRRLLSDPQFTEDLFSRTPDCLLFNELNHPKWKGQFLVDFDRASNRNQVVLKRFSKIIYPNVKAKVREYSLVGSCNGFLCYRESLLYPAMTKVHCFYLSNPVTGESLTLPTPTEPAKRDCLGFGFSPISNLYKVVRIMSPFEGSCDVMVLKVGSGIWRKTGESIDSFHGNSLGVYLNGFLYWIAQSRNRDGPVSLSAGAPFLCAFDVERECFQQLPLPPCCLHLTVAQLKLGVLKGSLFLILRSTPNMIEIWVMKESWTKEHEFTYSSKFCVTDILKFTKEGKIWFTHENRLWAYTPKMIVRFDLDGLPSNLSEGFLHIPNFTPLWPSLPNRNQVKQESDKESE; via the coding sequence ATGAAGAAAACTAAAGCGTGCTGCAGTCACCCACCAAGCAGCAGCGACGGATCCCTGAAACTAGAAgttaatgaagaagaagagcacGATCATAAACCCTACATCCTTCAGTTACCAGACGATGTAACAGTGCAGATCTTCTGCAAACTCCCAATCAAAACGCTCGTCGAGTGCAACCGTACATGCAAGTCCTGGCGTCGTTTGCTATCAGACCCTCAGTTCACAGAAGACCTATTTTCACGAACGCCGGATTGCCTTTTGTTCAACGAACTGAATCACCCCAAATGGAAAGGCCAGTTTCTGGTCGACTTCGACAGGGCTTCAAACCGAAACCAGGTCGTGCTCAAGCGCTTCAGTAAAATCATCTACCCAAATGTCAAGGCTAAAGTACGTGAATATTCCCTTGTGGGTTCGTGCAACGGCTTCCTCTGCTACCGCGAATCTCTCCTGTACCCTGCGATGACAAAGGTCCATTGTTTTTACTTGTCTAATCCTGTTACCGGTGAGTCTTTAACTCTTCCAACACCTACCGAACCTGCAAAGAGAGATTGTTTAGGGTTTGGGTTTAGTCCCATTAGCAACCTCTATAAAGTAGTCCGGATTATGAGTCCGTTTGAAGGATCTTGTGATGTAATGGTTTTGAAAGTTGGCTCTGGGATTTGGAGAAAAACTGGAGAATCCATCGACAGTTTCCATGGAAATTCTCTTGGGGTTTATCTCAATGGATTTCTTTATTGGATTGCTCAAAGTCGTAACAGGGACGGTCCTGTTTCTCTAAGTGCAGGTGCTCCCTTTCTATGTGCATTTGACGTCGAAAGAGAGTGCTTCCAACAGTTACCACTACCGCCTTGCTGTTTGCATCTGACAGTTGCTCAGCTCAAGCTCGGAGTCCTCAAAGGTAGTCTCTTCCTAATTCTTAGATCAACACCTAATATGATTGAGATTTGGGTGATGAAGGAGTCTTGGACTAAAGAGCATGAGTTCACATACTCTTCTAAGTTTTGTGTTACTGATATATTGAAATTCACAAAGGAAGGGAAGATCTGGTTTACGCATGAGAATCGATTGTGGGCTTATACTCCTAAGATGATTGTAAGATTTGACCTTGATGGTTTACCTTCAAATCTTTCAGAAGGATTTCTCCATATTCCCAACTTCACACCGCTTTGGCCATCTTTACCAAACAGGAATCAGGTCAAGCAGGAAAGCGACAAGGAATCAGAATGA
- the LOC126618722 gene encoding probable acyl-activating enzyme 16, chloroplastic yields the protein MLSSSAASANQIGATFSLRPNLLLASSSDCGGALQFLFSSYSFRSRCVFLRTWHGRRGGFLPNRGFRVFCESKLQTEELQIRRYSPFLESAFLNRNGASVSDEWQAVPDIWRSSAERYGDRVALTDPYHDPPSSMTYKQLEEEILDFSEGLRVVGVKPEDKIALFADNSCRWLVADQGIMATGAINVVRGSRSSVEELLQIYDHSESVALAVDSPELFNRITEAFSSKVVTKFVILLWGEKSSLASEEKTPVFNYKEILDLGRESRKSMLDFNDARGKYTYETINSDDVATLVYTSGTTGNPKGVMLTHRNLLHQIKNLWDVVPAEAGDRFLSMLPPWHAYERACEYFTLTYGIKQVYTTVRNLKEDLLQYQPNFIISVPLVYETLYSGIQKQISTSSTARKFIALTFIRISLAHMELKRIYEGTYLTRNQKQPSYLASLYDWLWARVVAAILWPLHILGKKLVYSKIHSAIGISKAGISGGGSLPSYVDKFFEAIGVKVQNGYGLTETSPVIAARRPNNNVLGSVGPPIRHTEFKVVDLETGEVLPPGSSGIINVRGPQVMKGYYKNPAATKQVLDEDGWLSTGDIGWIAPHHSTGRSRHCGGVIVLEGRAKDTIVLSTGENVEPVELEEAAMRSSLIQQIVVVGQDQRRLGAIIVPNKEEVLLAAKKLSIVDVNASELSMDKMKNLVYEDLRRWTTGCSFQIGPILIVDEPFTIDSGLMTPTMKIRRDRVVAQFKEQINNLYK from the exons ATGCTTTCTTCATCTGCTGCTTCTGCAAATCAAATTGGCGCCACCTTTTCCTTGAGGCCCAACTTGTTGTTGGCAAGCTCTTCTGATTGTGGGGGTGCCCTTCAATTCCTGTTTTCTAGCTACAGTTTCAGAAGCAGATGTGTTTTTCTTCGAACATGGCATGGAAGGCGAGGTGGGTTTCTTCCGAATCGCGGGTTTCGAGTGTTTTGCGAATCAAAG TTACAGACAGAGGAACTGCAGATAAGAAGGTATTCACCATTTCTAGAAAGTGCGTTCCTAAACAGGAATGGTGCTTCTGTATCTGATGAGTGGCAGGCAGTTCCTGACATTTGGAGATCTTCAGCCGAGAGATATGGTGATCGTGTAGCATTGACAGATCCATACCATGACCCGCCTTCAAGCATGACTTATAAACAG CTGGAAGAGGAAATTTTGGATTTCTCTGAAGGCCTAAGAGTTGTTGGAGTAAAGCCTGAAGACAAAATTGCACTTTTTGCCGATAATTCATGTCGTTGGCTTGTAGCAGATCAGG GTATAATGGCTACTGGAGCTATCAATGTGGTAAGAGGTTCAAGGTCTTCAGTGGAAGAGTTGTTACAAATATATGATCACTCTGAAAG TGTTGCACTTGCCGTGGACAGTCCTGAATTGTTCAATCGGATCACAGAAGCATTCTCTTCCAAGGTTGTCACGAAATTTGTAATTCTGCTTTGGGGGGAGAAGTCAAGCCTGGCCAGTGAAGAGAAGACTCCTGTTTTTAACTACAAGGAGATTCTGGATCTGGGTCGAGAGAGTCGTAAGAGTATGCTCGACTTTAATGATGCCC GGGGAAAGTATACATATGAAACTATCAACTCAGATGATGTAGCTACACTAGTATATACAAGCGGAACAACTGGGAACCCGAAAGGTGTCATGCTAACTCATCGAAATCTGTTGCATCAG ATAAAAAACCTATGGGATGTTGTGCCTGCTGAAGCTGGGGACAGATTTCTCAGCATGCTTCCACCTTGGCATGCCTATGAACGAGCTTGTGAGTATTTCACATTGACGTACGGAATCAAGCAAGTATACACAACTGTCAGGAACTTGAAG GAGGATTTGTTACAGTAtcaaccaaatttcataatttcagtTCCTTTGGTGTATGAGACACTTTACAG TGGGATTCAGAAACAGATCTCTACGAGCTCTACTGCTCGTAAGTTTATTGCACTTACATTCATAAGGATCAGTTTGGCACACATGGAGTTAAAGAGGATTTACGAG GGAACATATTTGACAAGGAACCAGAAGCAACCATCTTATCTTGCTTCACTGTATGATTGGCTATGGGCAAGAGTTGTTGCTGCGATATTATGGCCTTTGCATATCTTGGGAAAGAAGCTTGTCTATAGTAAAATTCATTCTGCTATCGGAATATCAAAG GCTGGTATTAGCGGAGGAGGTAGCTTGCCATCATATGTTGATAAGTTTTTTGAG GCAATTGGTGTGAAAGTGCAAAATGGATATGGTTTAACAGAGACTTCTCCAGTTATTGCTGCTCGCCGGCCAAACAATAAT GTTCTTGGTTCAGTTGGGCCTCCAATTCGACATACCGAGTTCAAAGTTGTTGATTTGGAAACTGGTGAAGTTCTCCCACCAGGATCAAGTGGCATTATAAATGTTCGGGGCCCACAAGTGATGAAAGGATACTATAAG AATCCAGCGGCTACAAAGCAAGTACTAGATGAGGATGGTTGGCTGAGTACTGGAGATATTGGTTGGATTGCTCCTCACCACTCAACAGGGCGAAGTCGTCATTGTGGAGGTGTTATTGTCCTGGAAGGACGCGCAAAGGATACTATAGTCCTTTCAACAG GTGAAAATGTTGAACCAGTGGAGCTTGAGGAAGCTGCCATGAGAAGTAGTCTAATTCAACAAATTGTTGTGGTCGGCCAG GATCAACGACGACTTGGGGCAATAATTGTTCCAAACAAAGAAGAGGTTTTACTTGCAGCCAAAAAGTTGTCCATTGTAGATGTTAATGCCTCTGAGCTCAGTATGGATAAAATGAAAAACTTGGTATATGAAGATTTAAGAAGATG GACTACAGGGTGTTCGTTTCAAATTGGACCGATTTTGATTGTGGATGAACCCTTCACG ATTGATAGTGGACTAATGACTCCAACTATGAAAATTCGAAGGGACCGAGTCGTAGCTCAGTTCAAGGAGCAAATAAATAACCTGTACAAGTAA